Within the Oncorhynchus kisutch isolate 150728-3 linkage group LG13, Okis_V2, whole genome shotgun sequence genome, the region AAGAGGCTAAGAGCTGCTGTGGCCTTTCTACCACAGGATCCCCTGGATTCAGAGGTGGAAGACCTAAGTGACTCAGAGGATGATGACCTAGAGGATATTCCAAAACCAGGAGATCTGGAGGATGAGTCCCCTTCTAAGCTTACAAAAGGAGATGCTTCCCCATACCCTAAAACCGCAGAGTCTcccaagagaaagaagagaaaaagcagaaatgtaattatattggTTCCTACAGACACATATAACCACAATCTCGACACAGTTGTAAGCCCATTTAATTCTAGTTCCTTCaaaacacagccaagacatccGCTTTGGAAGAAGGCCGACATAGATTCCTTCCAAGTTCCAGATCCAGTGTTTGTGGCACCACAGTGTGTTCAATCCCCCTATCAATATTTCAAGATGTTCTTCACTGATCAGATGATTGCACACATTGCTGAGCAGACCAACCTTTACTCTGTTCAACAGACTGGATCCGCAATCAACACAAACTCTGGAGAAATTGAGGATTTCTTGTCTATGCTTCTCTACATGGGTGTTTTTGACTTTCCAACCTTTGTGGACTACTGGCATTCTGACTCTCGCTTCCCACCTGTGGCTGATACCATGTCTGTGAGAAGGTTCCAGTCACTCTGCAGGTTTCTTCACTTCAATGACAACATGCAAAATAATCACAGTCCTGACCGCTTCTACAAGATCCGACCTCTTTTTAACATGCTGCGTCAACAGTGTCTCCTCATACAGCCAAGCAACAGGCAAAGCATAGCTGAAGTCATGGTAGCTTACAAAGGCACCAAAGCAGGAAATATTCGTCATTACAAATCTAATCAGCATGACAAATTTGGTTTTAGGTTATTCTGTCGGGGCAGTTCTTCAGGTATTATCCATGACCTGCTACTGTACCAAGGGGATACAACATTTCTCAACAGTGGGCTAAATGAAGATGAACAGAATCCTCTGCTGAGTACCAAGGTTGTCACCACCCTCTGTACATCTATTGCAGAGCCAGAGGCTACAGTTGTTTTCTGTGACAACTACCTCATCAGTCTTGACCTGGTAAAGTCCCTGCAGGCCAGACTGGGTGTGAGGTGTATTGGCACTGTGAGAGCAAACGGCACAGGTGGAGCAACTGCAATGGATGACAAGGATCTTGCAAAGCTAGGGCGTGGAGCATACGACTACTGTTCTCAAGAGGGGGTGATTGCTGTCAGGTGGTTGGACAAAAAGAGAGTCTCAATACTAAGCAATGCATGTGGAATTGAACCTCTGGGGTATGTTAGGCGGTTCTGTCGGGAGACCCATCAAAAGATTGATATCACATGCCCATCAGTCATGTTGGCTTATATTCAAGCAAAGGAGGGCATTGATCTGTCTGATATGCTGGTGCGTCTGTACAAGACACCTATGAAGGCACGCCGGTGGTACCTACCTCTGTTTGGATACATCCTTGATCTGTGCATTGCCAATGGTTGGCTGATGTACAAGCGGGACTGTGACCTTCTCAAGGAAAAACCAGTGCACCTAAAAAGGTTTCGTTTGTCTGTGGCAGGGACTCTAAAAGTAGTCAACAAACTCCCAACCAGGGTTGGCCAACCATCAGTTCCTCCAAATCCACACACAACTCCAAAGCGGCTGCACAATCCCAGAGCCTTACAGCCTACAGCAGATGTCCGTTATGACTGCCTTGGACACTGGCCTATCTTTGGGGAACAGAGAGGAAGGTGCAACCTGTGCGTCAAGGGCGTCTCGAGGTGGAAGTGTTCCAAGTGTGGTGATGGAaagttgtttttgtgtctgaACAACAAGCAGCAGTGCTTTGTGTGTTATCACCAGAAGTGATCATTATCAGAGCACAATAATATTATGTTGGCTTTttgttacataaaaaaatatttattcgaAAACATTCGTTTTTGTTGTTTTCCTATTATATGGAAGTTTCCATGAAGTTGATGGACAATCTCATTTTTCTCAGTGTTTCAACATTGATACTGTTAATTGTGGCCATTTTTGCTGTTACTGTGATGCCTATAATTTGGACTACCATGAAGTAAAGGTTACTTTTTTACTTATGTTTTACTTCACTTGAACATGTTTTTGTATTATTGTTTCACAATGACATGTACATTTACTAAGGTTTACTGAATTATTATAATTTGTGTTGCACAAATAAAAATGTGCTACTTGTTTCTCACTGTTGCCTCTTTGTTCAGAAGTTTATTTTTTCCACTAGTTTTTTGACTATTTTGCACCCtacctatactgaacaaaaatataaaacacaatatacaacaattttactgagttacagttcatataacaaaatcagtcagttgaaataaataaattagaccctaatctatggattttacattaCGGGGTAGGGGCACAGaaaatcagaattagttttccccacaaaagggctttattacagacagaaatactcagctgtccaggtggctggtttcAGACAATTCCACAATTCAGCCAGATGTGGATgtcctggactggcgtggttacacgtggtgtgcagttgtgaggccagttggaagtactgccaaattcactAAAATGACATTTGAGGCagcttattgtagagaaattaacgttcaattatctggcaacagccctGGACATTCTTACATtccatgccaattgcacacaccTTCAAACcttgaggcatctgtggcattgtgttgtgtgacaaaattgcacaatttcgtggccttttattgtccccagaacaacccacacctgtgtaatgatgtgtaaccttaatttaactaggcaagtcagttaagaacaaattcttacttacaatgatggcctaccggggaacagtgggttaagtgccttgttcaggggcagaacgacagatttttaccttgtcagctcggggattcgatccagcaacctttcggttactggctctaaccactaggctacctgccgccccgatcatgctgtttaatcagattattgacatgacacacctgtcaggtggatggcaaaggagaaatgctcactaaccggGATgtcaacaaatttgtgcacaaaattggaaagaaataagccttttgtgcgtatggacaatttctgggatcttttatttcacctcaggaaacatgggaccaaccctttacatgtttattttatatttttgttcagtactcCCAAGTGGGTGAACGTATGCccccccaggcccacccatggctgcacccattgcccagtcatgtgaaatccataaattagggcctaattaattaaataaaactggctgatttccttctatgaactgtaactcggtaaaatcttagaaattgttgcatgttgcatttatatttttgttcagtatag harbors:
- the LOC109902658 gene encoding piggyBac transposable element-derived protein 2-like isoform X3; the protein is MPLTNAEKQRRYRQRLKEKGSYEEVKEKDRRRHSLRKAKAKSQGKWHEFHHHLLKMDQYGRYESSGQPGELFDHSLHWRQGKEEAEECEIQQSQGSAVSLGVEISQVCLKEDPIEQDPSFDTVSDIHGVTEQERVHKRMKYLKVKVLPSLVPVKESDECSLVPVDEIASITVKDEENEDWLKSEDENLVKVSVPWELLETSPSSSCSDTEDSDNVRHMDTKTLSRKRLRAAVAFLPQDPLDSEVEDLSDSEDDDLEDIPKPGDLEDESPSKLTKGDASPYPKTAESPKRKKRKSRNTGSAINTNSGEIEDFLSMLLYMGVFDFPTFVDYWHSDSRFPPVADTMSVRRFQSLCRFLHFNDNMQNNHSPDRFYKIRPLFNMLRQQCLLIQPSNRQSIAEVMVAYKGTKAGNIRHYKSNQHDKFGFRLFCRGSSSGIIHDLLLYQGDTTFLNSGLNEDEQNPLLSTKVVTTLCTSIAEPEATVVFCDNYLISLDLVKSLQARLGVRCIGTVRANGTGGATAMDDKDLAKLGRGAYDYCSQEGVIAVRWLDKKRVSILSNACGIEPLGYVRRFCRETHQKIDITCPSVMLAYIQAKEGIDLSDMLVRLYKTPMKARRWYLPLFGYILDLCIANGWLMYKRDCDLLKEKPVHLKRFRLSVAGTLKVVNKLPTRVGQPSVPPNPHTTPKRLHNPRALQPTADVRYDCLGHWPIFGEQRGRCNLCVKGVSRWKCSKCGDGKLFLCLNNKQQCFVCYHQK
- the LOC109902658 gene encoding piggyBac transposable element-derived protein 2-like isoform X1, giving the protein MPLTNAEKQRRYRQRLKEKGSYEEVKEKDRRRHSLRKAKAKSQGKWHEFHHHLLKMDQYGRYESSGQPGELFDHSLHWRQGKEEAEECEIQQSQGSAVSLGVEISQVCLKEDPIEQDPSFDTVSDIHGVTEQERVHKRMKYLKVKVLPSLVPVKESDECSLVPVDEIASITVKDEENEDWLKSEDENLVKVSVPWELLETSPSSSCSDTEDSDNVRHMDTKTLSRKRLRAAVAFLPQDPLDSEVEDLSDSEDDDLEDIPKPGDLEDESPSKLTKGDASPYPKTAESPKRKKRKSRNVIILVPTDTYNHNLDTVVSPFNSSSFKTQPRHPLWKKADIDSFQVPDPVFVAPQCVQSPYQYFKMFFTDQMIAHIAEQTNLYSVQQTGSAINTNSGEIEDFLSMLLYMGVFDFPTFVDYWHSDSRFPPVADTMSVRRFQSLCRFLHFNDNMQNNHSPDRFYKIRPLFNMLRQQCLLIQPSNRQSIAEVMVAYKGTKAGNIRHYKSNQHDKFGFRLFCRGSSSGIIHDLLLYQGDTTFLNSGLNEDEQNPLLSTKVVTTLCTSIAEPEATVVFCDNYLISLDLVKSLQARLGVRCIGTVRANGTGGATAMDDKDLAKLGRGAYDYCSQEGVIAVRWLDKKRVSILSNACGIEPLGYVRRFCRETHQKIDITCPSVMLAYIQAKEGIDLSDMLVRLYKTPMKARRWYLPLFGYILDLCIANGWLMYKRDCDLLKEKPVHLKRFRLSVAGTLKVVNKLPTRVGQPSVPPNPHTTPKRLHNPRALQPTADVRYDCLGHWPIFGEQRGRCNLCVKGVSRWKCSKCGDGKLFLCLNNKQQCFVCYHQK
- the LOC109902658 gene encoding piggyBac transposable element-derived protein 2-like isoform X4, giving the protein MGDMKAVVSQESFLITHCIGGRAKRRLKNVRFSRAKVSDIHGVTEQERVHKRMKYLKVKVLPSLVPVKESDECSLVPVDEIASITVKDEENEDWLKSEDENLVKVSVPWELLETSPSSSCSDTEDSDNVRHMDTKTLSRKRLRAAVAFLPQDPLDSEVEDLSDSEDDDLEDIPKPGDLEDESPSKLTKGDASPYPKTAESPKRKKRKSRNVIILVPTDTYNHNLDTVVSPFNSSSFKTQPRHPLWKKADIDSFQVPDPVFVAPQCVQSPYQYFKMFFTDQMIAHIAEQTNLYSVQQTGSAINTNSGEIEDFLSMLLYMGVFDFPTFVDYWHSDSRFPPVADTMSVRRFQSLCRFLHFNDNMQNNHSPDRFYKIRPLFNMLRQQCLLIQPSNRQSIAEVMVAYKGTKAGNIRHYKSNQHDKFGFRLFCRGSSSGIIHDLLLYQGDTTFLNSGLNEDEQNPLLSTKVVTTLCTSIAEPEATVVFCDNYLISLDLVKSLQARLGVRCIGTVRANGTGGATAMDDKDLAKLGRGAYDYCSQEGVIAVRWLDKKRVSILSNACGIEPLGYVRRFCRETHQKIDITCPSVMLAYIQAKEGIDLSDMLVRLYKTPMKARRWYLPLFGYILDLCIANGWLMYKRDCDLLKEKPVHLKRFRLSVAGTLKVVNKLPTRVGQPSVPPNPHTTPKRLHNPRALQPTADVRYDCLGHWPIFGEQRGRCNLCVKGVSRWKCSKCGDGKLFLCLNNKQQCFVCYHQK
- the LOC109902658 gene encoding piggyBac transposable element-derived protein 2-like isoform X5 produces the protein MDTKTLSRKRLRAAVAFLPQDPLDSEVEDLSDSEDDDLEDIPKPGDLEDESPSKLTKGDASPYPKTAESPKRKKRKSRNVIILVPTDTYNHNLDTVVSPFNSSSFKTQPRHPLWKKADIDSFQVPDPVFVAPQCVQSPYQYFKMFFTDQMIAHIAEQTNLYSVQQTGSAINTNSGEIEDFLSMLLYMGVFDFPTFVDYWHSDSRFPPVADTMSVRRFQSLCRFLHFNDNMQNNHSPDRFYKIRPLFNMLRQQCLLIQPSNRQSIAEVMVAYKGTKAGNIRHYKSNQHDKFGFRLFCRGSSSGIIHDLLLYQGDTTFLNSGLNEDEQNPLLSTKVVTTLCTSIAEPEATVVFCDNYLISLDLVKSLQARLGVRCIGTVRANGTGGATAMDDKDLAKLGRGAYDYCSQEGVIAVRWLDKKRVSILSNACGIEPLGYVRRFCRETHQKIDITCPSVMLAYIQAKEGIDLSDMLVRLYKTPMKARRWYLPLFGYILDLCIANGWLMYKRDCDLLKEKPVHLKRFRLSVAGTLKVVNKLPTRVGQPSVPPNPHTTPKRLHNPRALQPTADVRYDCLGHWPIFGEQRGRCNLCVKGVSRWKCSKCGDGKLFLCLNNKQQCFVCYHQK
- the LOC109902658 gene encoding piggyBac transposable element-derived protein 2-like isoform X2, with protein sequence MPLTNAEKQRRYRQRLKEKGSYEEVKEKDRRRHSLRKAKAKSQGKWHEFHHHLLKMDQYGRYESSGQPGELFDHSLHWRQGKEEAEECEIQQSQGSAVSLGVEISQVCLKEDPIEQDPSFDTVSDIHGVTEQERVHKRMKYLKVKVLPSLVPVKESDECSLVPVDEIASITVKDEENEDWLKSEDENLVKVSVPWELLETSPSSSCSDTEDSDNVRDPLDSEVEDLSDSEDDDLEDIPKPGDLEDESPSKLTKGDASPYPKTAESPKRKKRKSRNVIILVPTDTYNHNLDTVVSPFNSSSFKTQPRHPLWKKADIDSFQVPDPVFVAPQCVQSPYQYFKMFFTDQMIAHIAEQTNLYSVQQTGSAINTNSGEIEDFLSMLLYMGVFDFPTFVDYWHSDSRFPPVADTMSVRRFQSLCRFLHFNDNMQNNHSPDRFYKIRPLFNMLRQQCLLIQPSNRQSIAEVMVAYKGTKAGNIRHYKSNQHDKFGFRLFCRGSSSGIIHDLLLYQGDTTFLNSGLNEDEQNPLLSTKVVTTLCTSIAEPEATVVFCDNYLISLDLVKSLQARLGVRCIGTVRANGTGGATAMDDKDLAKLGRGAYDYCSQEGVIAVRWLDKKRVSILSNACGIEPLGYVRRFCRETHQKIDITCPSVMLAYIQAKEGIDLSDMLVRLYKTPMKARRWYLPLFGYILDLCIANGWLMYKRDCDLLKEKPVHLKRFRLSVAGTLKVVNKLPTRVGQPSVPPNPHTTPKRLHNPRALQPTADVRYDCLGHWPIFGEQRGRCNLCVKGVSRWKCSKCGDGKLFLCLNNKQQCFVCYHQK